One window of Sulfurospirillum sp. 1612 genomic DNA carries:
- a CDS encoding ATP-dependent helicase translates to MPLSKLNKEQYTAATAPAGANLIVASAGTGKTSTIVARIAYLLNQDVKPQHILLLTFTNKAAAEMLDRVGHYFDRSIVEQIESGTFHAVSYRLLKRLGKTITLKQPKDLKVLLKTIHARRRFDHIDSPVRPYQSSYLYDQFSLYQNSTVTLSFSDWLEEQGSEHGAYYDIYEDILSEFQELKKEYGYIDFNDLLIMMRDVLKRDDSIKFSEVLVDEYQDTNILQSSLIDAIDKKSLFCVGDYDQSIYAFNGADIGIISSFTSRYQNAKVFTLNKNYRSTEKILALANKTISYNPRIYDKKLEVTRVGACESPKLLVYDELFTQYHAISSLIKDSTTPYPDIAVIFRNNSSADGIEATLKEQGINCKRKGGISFFDSREVKAMIDLVSVVVNPKDMMSFIHLFEYTKGVGAALSRELFEGLFKLGSGNILEGFFHPLEDVNPFKTRAKNYQLGLFDEYFEMGSVGRFYKLGFEEAFLSNPILKHSRLSEEGATFLYAFYKFLKRCLRIKSPKTLVTHVINSEIFAKISEVLSTQRATKKDGGVDAQMKEEAAKKILRKGYLLQEVASSYTSTERFLNAITLGSGEMSEGEGVNLLSIHASKGLEFSEVFVIDLMDGRFPNRKLMSKGGSLEEERRLFYVATTRAKDKLALSFAKYDRIKKVSYVHSPFLVEAGFDI, encoded by the coding sequence ATGCCACTCTCTAAACTCAATAAAGAACAATATACCGCTGCCACAGCACCCGCTGGCGCGAATCTCATCGTCGCGAGTGCAGGGACAGGTAAAACCTCCACAATCGTCGCGAGGATTGCGTATCTATTAAATCAAGATGTCAAGCCACAACACATACTTCTTTTGACATTTACCAATAAAGCGGCCGCTGAGATGTTAGATCGTGTCGGACACTATTTTGATCGATCAATCGTCGAACAGATTGAATCAGGTACCTTTCATGCGGTGAGTTATCGACTGCTAAAACGATTAGGGAAAACTATCACATTAAAACAACCCAAAGATCTCAAAGTCTTATTGAAAACCATCCATGCTAGAAGGCGCTTTGATCATATTGATTCACCCGTGCGCCCGTATCAGTCGTCTTATCTGTATGATCAGTTTAGTCTGTATCAAAACTCTACAGTGACGCTCAGTTTTTCAGATTGGCTAGAGGAGCAAGGAAGCGAACATGGGGCTTATTATGATATTTATGAAGACATACTCAGTGAGTTTCAAGAGCTCAAAAAAGAGTATGGTTATATTGATTTTAATGATCTTTTAATCATGATGCGTGATGTTTTGAAGCGTGATGATAGTATTAAATTCTCAGAAGTGCTCGTCGATGAGTATCAAGATACCAATATTTTGCAAAGTTCTCTGATTGATGCTATCGATAAAAAATCTCTCTTTTGTGTGGGAGATTATGACCAGAGTATTTACGCTTTTAATGGGGCAGACATCGGGATTATCAGCTCCTTTACATCGCGCTATCAAAATGCCAAAGTCTTTACCCTCAACAAAAACTACCGATCTACGGAGAAGATTTTGGCATTGGCCAATAAAACCATCAGTTATAATCCTAGAATTTATGACAAAAAGCTAGAAGTGACGCGTGTGGGCGCGTGTGAATCTCCAAAATTGCTCGTGTATGATGAACTCTTTACCCAATATCATGCCATCTCTTCATTAATCAAAGATTCGACGACTCCTTATCCTGATATCGCAGTCATTTTTAGAAATAATTCCAGTGCAGATGGGATAGAGGCGACACTCAAAGAACAAGGTATTAACTGCAAGCGAAAAGGGGGTATCAGTTTTTTTGATTCTCGTGAAGTCAAAGCGATGATTGATTTGGTGAGTGTGGTTGTCAATCCCAAAGATATGATGTCTTTTATCCATTTATTTGAATACACCAAAGGAGTGGGTGCCGCACTCTCCCGAGAGCTCTTTGAGGGCTTGTTTAAATTGGGCTCGGGTAATATTTTAGAGGGATTTTTTCATCCCTTGGAGGATGTGAATCCTTTCAAAACACGCGCGAAAAATTATCAATTGGGACTATTTGATGAGTATTTTGAGATGGGAAGTGTGGGACGGTTTTATAAATTGGGATTTGAAGAAGCCTTTTTGTCCAATCCGATTTTGAAACATTCAAGACTCAGTGAAGAGGGCGCGACATTTTTATATGCTTTTTACAAATTTTTAAAACGCTGTTTGCGCATCAAAAGTCCAAAAACCTTGGTCACGCATGTCATTAATTCAGAAATCTTTGCTAAAATCAGTGAGGTACTCTCCACCCAAAGAGCCACGAAAAAAGATGGGGGCGTCGATGCACAAATGAAAGAAGAGGCAGCCAAAAAAATTCTAAGAAAAGGCTATCTTTTGCAAGAAGTGGCATCATCGTATACATCAACGGAACGATTTTTGAATGCCATCACTCTGGGTAGCGGTGAGATGAGTGAGGGTGAGGGAGTGAATTTGCTGAGTATTCATGCGAGCAAAGGATTAGAGTTTAGTGAAGTGTTTGTGATTGATTTGATGGATGGAAGATTTCCTAACCGAAAGCTGATGAGCAAAGGAGGCAGTCTGGAAGAAGAGCGCCGACTCTTTTATGTGGCGACCACACGAGCCAAAGACAAACTCGCACTCTCTTTTGCCAAATATGACAGAATCAAAAAGGTCTCTTACGTGCATTCGCCATTTTTAGTTGAAGCTGGATTTGATATTTAA
- a CDS encoding type II secretion system protein → MRRNGFTMVELIFVIVIIGILAATALPKFNDVKDNAKANSEISAMSSMDGVITGKKEFRLQDYNDNNVTWNDRVIDGAASATIYDNINTDKGVLKAIMKKGDNFKIIGYVTSDAASGDGDTNASADILLITGPASDASNGLTYPTDATNSDIAGKPDKNDFWVFNPNNYDLNVTGTDMSTIINAQSIGLVDVNGTQAQALPDTIKESGKTAPAGTVTAVN, encoded by the coding sequence ATGAGAAGAAATGGTTTTACAATGGTTGAGTTGATTTTTGTCATTGTTATCATCGGTATTTTAGCGGCGACGGCATTACCGAAGTTCAACGATGTCAAAGATAATGCAAAAGCAAACAGTGAAATATCTGCGATGAGCAGTATGGATGGTGTGATAACGGGTAAAAAAGAGTTTAGATTACAAGATTATAATGACAATAATGTCACCTGGAATGATAGAGTCATTGATGGTGCAGCAAGTGCAACAATCTATGATAATATCAATACAGATAAAGGCGTTCTAAAAGCCATCATGAAAAAAGGTGATAATTTCAAAATTATTGGATACGTCACATCTGATGCAGCAAGTGGTGATGGTGATACTAATGCTTCAGCTGATATTTTACTCATCACAGGACCTGCAAGTGATGCATCCAATGGTCTAACGTATCCAACCGATGCAACCAACAGTGACATTGCTGGCAAACCGGATAAAAATGACTTTTGGGTCTTTAATCCAAATAATTATGACTTAAATGTAACAGGAACGGATATGAGTACAATCATCAATGCGCAATCAATTGGATTGGTCGATGTCAATGGAACTCAAGCACAAGCACTTCCGGATACTATAAAAGAAAGTGGTAAAACAGCGCCTGCTGGCACAGTAACTGCGGTCAATTAA
- the purQ gene encoding phosphoribosylformylglycinamidine synthase subunit PurQ: MKVAVAVFPGTNCETDTKYAFEKLGADVELVFHKEDVLPAGTDLVVLPGGFSYGDYLRSAAIAKFSPIMNAVISYANRGGKVLGICNGFQMLLEAKLLPGAMKRNQNTHFISKYQHLKVIETDNIFLNQLQKGDIINVPIAHGEGNYFIDESGLKALYDNHQVLLEYCDPDGNHENPNGSVGAIACICNREKNIFGLMPHPERAIEAILGSSDGATMLEGFFK, translated from the coding sequence ATGAAAGTTGCAGTAGCGGTATTTCCCGGAACCAATTGTGAAACGGACACCAAATATGCTTTTGAAAAACTTGGTGCTGATGTCGAATTAGTCTTTCACAAAGAAGATGTCTTACCCGCAGGTACAGATTTAGTCGTATTACCCGGTGGTTTTAGTTATGGTGATTATCTACGCAGTGCTGCCATCGCTAAATTTTCACCCATCATGAATGCCGTCATCTCCTATGCAAACCGTGGGGGCAAGGTCTTGGGAATTTGTAATGGCTTTCAAATGCTTTTAGAAGCCAAACTTTTGCCCGGTGCGATGAAGCGCAACCAAAATACGCATTTTATATCAAAATACCAACACCTAAAAGTCATCGAGACAGACAATATATTTTTAAATCAATTGCAAAAGGGCGATATTATCAATGTTCCTATTGCACACGGTGAGGGAAACTATTTTATAGATGAGAGTGGATTAAAAGCGTTGTATGATAACCATCAAGTACTGTTAGAATATTGCGACCCAGATGGCAATCATGAAAATCCAAACGGCTCCGTTGGCGCGATTGCGTGTATTTGCAACCGAGAAAAAAATATTTTTGGTTTAATGCCCCATCCAGAGAGAGCCATCGAAGCGATACTAGGGTCTAGTGATGGAGCCACAATGCTCGAAGGTTTCTTTAAATAA
- a CDS encoding type II secretion system F family protein — MKYFEIEFIKEAKREKLLMTAANKIEAIDDFKRKSLGVFVMIKEVKEPLSLKFSKLFEKVKAKLRANKIPLEPYIASLRHIATMLNAGLSITVCLEDVIKTTEHKRLKEIYNTMLQEVESGINLSDTFQEFEYELGAISVALIDLGEKTGTLDESIEKLADILQEVQDNRMKLKKATRYPIIVIIAMLIAFSLVITMVIPQFQSMFTEYNAHLPFPTLLLLWIENAIKIYGLYVLIGAAIFSIGLSVFYKKSELFRHLFDRYMLKVYIVGQVIYLSMIGRFVYVFDRLSTSGIPIIDSLKTAIGIVENAYLKERLNDIIKAIEEGKSLKDGFENTGQFDSMVIQMISAGESSGALSKMLEKISDIFRKRYSYLVDNVATMIEPLLIAGIAGFVLLLALGIFLPMWSIAEAVGGT, encoded by the coding sequence ATGAAGTATTTTGAAATAGAGTTTATTAAAGAAGCCAAACGAGAAAAACTGCTCATGACCGCGGCTAATAAAATAGAAGCAATTGATGATTTTAAGAGAAAATCTTTGGGTGTTTTTGTCATGATAAAAGAGGTGAAAGAGCCTCTTTCTTTAAAATTCTCGAAGTTATTTGAAAAAGTCAAAGCAAAGCTACGCGCCAATAAAATACCACTTGAGCCCTATATCGCATCACTGCGACATATCGCTACGATGCTAAATGCAGGACTTTCTATCACGGTTTGTTTGGAAGATGTCATCAAAACCACCGAGCACAAACGCTTGAAAGAAATTTATAACACCATGTTGCAAGAAGTAGAATCAGGGATTAACTTATCAGATACCTTTCAAGAATTTGAATACGAATTAGGAGCCATTTCCGTGGCTTTGATTGATTTGGGTGAAAAGACCGGGACACTCGATGAATCTATAGAAAAATTGGCAGATATTTTACAAGAAGTGCAAGATAATAGGATGAAATTAAAAAAAGCCACCCGATATCCTATCATCGTCATCATTGCGATGTTGATTGCTTTTTCATTGGTCATCACGATGGTCATACCGCAATTTCAATCCATGTTTACAGAATACAATGCGCATTTGCCTTTCCCGACACTCTTGCTCTTGTGGATTGAAAATGCCATTAAGATATATGGACTTTATGTATTAATCGGTGCGGCGATTTTTAGTATTGGATTGTCGGTTTTTTATAAAAAGAGTGAACTGTTTCGTCATCTCTTTGATCGCTATATGCTAAAAGTTTATATTGTCGGTCAAGTGATTTATCTCTCTATGATTGGGCGATTTGTTTATGTCTTTGATCGGCTCTCAACGTCTGGTATTCCGATTATTGATTCTTTGAAAACAGCCATTGGGATTGTAGAAAATGCCTATTTAAAAGAGCGTTTAAATGATATTATTAAAGCGATAGAAGAGGGCAAAAGCTTAAAAGACGGGTTTGAAAATACAGGACAATTTGATAGCATGGTGATTCAAATGATTAGTGCGGGTGAGAGTAGTGGGGCTTTGAGCAAGATGTTGGAGAAAATTTCTGATATTTTTAGAAAAAGGTACAGTTATTTGGTCGATAATGTCGCCACGATGATAGAACCGCTCTTGATTGCAGGGATTGCGGGATTTGTACTCTTACTTGCCCTTGGAATTTTCTTGCCGATGTGGTCGATTGCAGAAGCGGTTGGAGGCACTTGA
- the purS gene encoding phosphoribosylformylglycinamidine synthase subunit PurS, producing the protein MKIIVNIQLKEGVLDPQGKAVLHALLALKFNEVQDVRVGKQIILDIKDEEYDATQERVTKMCEELLANTVIETYSIDTEQ; encoded by the coding sequence ATGAAAATCATCGTCAACATACAACTCAAAGAAGGGGTTTTAGACCCTCAAGGAAAAGCAGTATTACATGCTTTACTTGCTTTAAAGTTTAACGAAGTTCAAGATGTCAGAGTCGGGAAACAAATCATTCTTGATATTAAAGATGAAGAATACGATGCAACACAAGAGCGTGTGACTAAGATGTGTGAAGAGCTTCTAGCCAATACGGTAATCGAAACGTATTCAATCGATACAGAGCAATAA
- a CDS encoding prepilin-type N-terminal cleavage/methylation domain-containing protein yields MQKSAFTMVELIFVIIIIGILASIAVPKLSGITDGAKKTAEIATISAVTTVLESANGEYSINEGSFTWGNKRASSELNSDGYPTFLGTKHAPFSYVLKNDTSKFENVSGTSNGVISGSDYNISIFTGPASNAKNGVSFDTSAPNSDIAGKPDKNDFWLYASYVDSNKSCLYHDKNITSGDFLLIDINGTASTNYSGVSLTCN; encoded by the coding sequence ATGCAAAAATCAGCATTTACAATGGTGGAGCTTATTTTTGTCATTATTATTATCGGTATTTTAGCTTCCATCGCGGTACCGAAATTATCCGGCATCACAGATGGTGCCAAAAAAACTGCTGAGATTGCTACAATCTCAGCAGTCACTACCGTCCTAGAAAGTGCCAATGGTGAATACAGCATCAACGAAGGCAGCTTTACTTGGGGCAACAAAAGAGCTTCAAGTGAGTTAAATTCTGATGGTTACCCGACATTCTTAGGCACGAAGCATGCGCCCTTTTCCTATGTCCTTAAAAATGATACCAGTAAATTTGAAAATGTTAGCGGCACGAGTAATGGCGTCATTAGTGGCAGTGATTATAATATCTCAATCTTCACAGGACCCGCGTCTAATGCTAAAAATGGTGTCAGTTTTGATACTAGTGCACCAAACAGTGATATTGCAGGGAAACCTGACAAAAATGACTTTTGGCTCTATGCCTCTTATGTAGATTCAAACAAATCCTGTCTCTATCATGATAAAAATATAACTTCTGGAGATTTTCTGCTCATAGACATCAATGGAACGGCAAGCACAAACTATTCAGGCGTATCTCTAACCTGCAATTAA
- the crcB gene encoding fluoride efflux transporter CrcB, which yields MMSFQTLMAIGSGGFIGAILRAYLNGVINKHIPHDLPFGTFGVNLLGSLTLGILFAFFTYTHFFSPTLKSLLSTGMMGALTTYSTFALETFWLFSQGSVFLAFSNMLLNVFGTVIFAGIGFKSFEYLLK from the coding sequence ATGATGAGCTTTCAAACTTTGATGGCAATCGGTAGTGGTGGCTTTATAGGTGCCATCCTACGAGCCTATCTCAATGGTGTGATTAACAAACACATCCCCCATGATCTTCCCTTTGGAACCTTTGGCGTGAACCTTTTAGGGAGTTTAACACTGGGAATTTTATTTGCTTTTTTTACATACACACACTTCTTTTCTCCCACATTAAAATCCCTACTTTCAACTGGTATGATGGGAGCGTTGACAACCTACTCCACCTTCGCACTTGAGACCTTCTGGCTCTTTAGTCAAGGGAGTGTCTTTTTAGCATTTTCCAACATGCTTTTGAATGTTTTTGGTACGGTTATTTTTGCCGGTATTGGGTTTAAAAGTTTTGAATATCTATTGAAATAA
- a CDS encoding thioredoxin domain-containing protein, which produces MNNHLYINDLIHEDSPYLRQHAHNPVQWMAWNDTAFSKAKEENKLIFLSIGYSTCHWCHVMERETFEDEKAASLLNDAYVSIKVDREEMPDIDKYYQEVFYLLNKRSGGWPLSIIMTPNREVIFAATYLPPVDSANMSSFSHIISFIAKKFKEAPQEVQKSASSISAALERYQSAQAQQGSLDIDLLEAFISGVKNSFDDLHKGIGQAPKFPHASTFDTLIDLYKSQKNQEALFMAQDALDAMAQGGINDQIEGGFYRYSTDEAWMIPHFEKMLYTNAEMITAYANLYSIKPNASTKKVIDETIANMNERFLEKGLYKSASDADSEGEEGKYFVFEYISAKQALEEAGFDEMATQRLLSYLNITKYGNFENNTSNPYIEEGEVPENLAKAKSVLKQLRSHVSYPFIDDKILTSWNALMASALFDAGVVDEKYSKEGVLLVENILKYLSKEGVLYHQLLLGSSLKVVGLLEDYAFLIDALIKAHQYTQNTKYLQKAADLTQLAIEKFYHEHTWYLSDGDFKAKASLDDSSYKSASAKMIQNIFVISLLGSHAEQSLLASEMLSFLASTIKQYPSAYPEAIKALMMDQVGVIVLKGPKEALSTLYDIKKEMAYPYIYVLENKEKALQACSSKACFSHSNVADEIKKDILKYLKQE; this is translated from the coding sequence ATGAACAACCACCTCTATATCAATGATTTAATACACGAAGATTCTCCCTATCTCAGACAACACGCACACAATCCTGTTCAGTGGATGGCTTGGAATGACACGGCTTTTTCAAAAGCAAAAGAGGAGAACAAACTAATCTTTCTCTCTATCGGTTACAGCACGTGTCATTGGTGCCATGTGATGGAGCGAGAGACTTTTGAAGATGAAAAAGCGGCGAGTCTGCTCAATGATGCTTATGTGAGTATCAAAGTAGATCGAGAAGAGATGCCCGATATTGATAAGTACTACCAAGAAGTCTTTTATCTGCTCAATAAACGCTCGGGCGGGTGGCCTTTGAGTATTATCATGACACCAAATCGTGAGGTCATATTTGCTGCAACGTATTTGCCCCCTGTGGATAGTGCTAATATGTCAAGTTTCTCTCACATTATCAGCTTTATCGCAAAAAAATTCAAAGAGGCACCCCAAGAAGTACAAAAAAGCGCCAGCAGTATCTCCGCGGCACTAGAACGGTACCAGAGCGCTCAAGCACAACAAGGCTCTCTTGATATAGACCTGCTCGAAGCATTTATTAGTGGGGTGAAAAATAGTTTTGATGACCTTCACAAAGGCATCGGGCAAGCTCCAAAATTTCCTCATGCGAGTACCTTTGATACGCTCATAGATTTGTATAAAAGTCAAAAAAATCAAGAAGCTCTTTTTATGGCACAAGATGCTCTTGATGCGATGGCTCAAGGGGGGATTAATGATCAGATTGAGGGAGGATTTTATCGATACAGTACTGATGAAGCATGGATGATTCCGCATTTTGAGAAGATGCTCTATACCAATGCTGAGATGATAACAGCCTATGCGAATCTTTATAGCATCAAACCCAACGCCAGCACCAAAAAAGTCATTGATGAGACGATTGCGAACATGAATGAGAGATTTTTAGAAAAAGGATTGTATAAAAGTGCCAGTGATGCCGACAGTGAAGGGGAAGAGGGCAAATATTTTGTCTTTGAATATATCAGTGCAAAACAAGCTCTAGAGGAAGCAGGTTTTGATGAGATGGCGACCCAGAGGCTTTTGAGTTATCTTAATATTACAAAATATGGCAACTTTGAAAATAACACCAGTAACCCTTATATTGAAGAGGGGGAAGTGCCTGAAAATCTTGCAAAAGCAAAGAGCGTTTTGAAACAATTACGAAGTCATGTCAGCTATCCATTTATCGATGATAAAATTTTGACATCTTGGAATGCATTGATGGCATCTGCACTTTTTGATGCGGGAGTTGTCGATGAAAAATACTCAAAAGAGGGGGTATTGTTGGTCGAAAATATCCTGAAATATTTGAGCAAAGAGGGTGTTTTATATCATCAATTACTTCTGGGTTCTAGCTTAAAAGTTGTTGGCTTATTGGAAGATTATGCTTTTTTAATCGATGCGCTTATCAAGGCCCATCAATATACACAAAATACAAAATACTTGCAAAAAGCAGCAGATTTGACGCAATTGGCGATTGAGAAGTTTTATCATGAACACACCTGGTATCTCTCAGATGGTGATTTCAAAGCCAAAGCCTCATTGGATGATTCAAGCTATAAAAGTGCCAGCGCAAAGATGATTCAAAATATTTTTGTGATATCGCTTCTTGGTTCTCATGCTGAGCAATCTTTGTTGGCGAGTGAGATGCTCTCATTTCTTGCTTCAACGATCAAACAATACCCCTCCGCTTATCCAGAAGCCATCAAAGCCCTCATGATGGACCAAGTCGGTGTGATTGTCTTAAAAGGACCCAAAGAAGCCTTATCTACATTATATGACATCAAAAAAGAGATGGCTTATCCTTATATTTATGTTTTAGAAAACAAAGAGAAAGCGTTGCAAGCGTGCTCTAGCAAAGCGTGTTTTTCACATTCCAATGTTGCAGATGAGATCAAAAAAGATATTCTAAAGTATTTAAAACAAGAGTAA
- the htpG gene encoding molecular chaperone HtpG, with protein MAKKSNENATENLSNTHKFQTEVTQLLDLMIHSLYSNKEIFLRELISNASDALDKLNYLTLTDDAYKNLAFKPKIKIILNKENNTLSISDNGIGMNEEDLIENLGTIAKSGTKSFLSQLSGDKKKDSLLIGQFGVGFYSAFMVAKKIEVLTKKANEDQAYLWSSEASGEYDIAQAKKEDFGTTITLYLKDDELEFLEYYRIEAIIKKYSNHIPFEIYMDKEETIPAKDDKEEPTKEIKEVQVNRASALWTMNKSSIKDEEYKDFYQQISHDSTDPLLWIHTRAEGTIEYKTLFFIPTTQPMDLFRVDYQPGVKLYVKRVFITDDEKELLPTYLRFVKGIIDAEDLPLNVSREILQQNRILETIKRASVKKILGELKKLKEKDAEKYLEFYKTFGRVLKEGLYGDFENKEALLDLVLFKSSKREGLVSLKEYKEAMQEDQKSIYYITGQNEVLLRNSPLIEQFKAKDIEVLLLDEEVDAIVIPMVQEYDKTPIKPVNNSDIDEEIKEEDKISEEDEKNFQQILVKIKEILKDDVKDVKISSRLSDSPSVLVYDKNDPDFQMQEMLKQMGQDNLPKVKPILELNAKHEIFAKILEKEDFAALQDIAFLLLDQAKLAEGMKIDDIASFAKRLNKYIAKAL; from the coding sequence ATGGCAAAAAAATCTAATGAAAATGCTACAGAAAATTTGTCCAATACCCACAAATTTCAAACAGAAGTAACACAACTTTTAGACCTCATGATTCACTCTTTATATTCCAATAAAGAGATATTTTTACGAGAGCTCATCTCTAATGCTTCCGATGCGCTTGATAAATTAAACTATTTAACATTAACCGATGATGCTTATAAAAATCTAGCATTCAAACCAAAAATCAAAATCATCTTAAATAAAGAGAACAATACCTTATCCATCAGTGATAATGGTATCGGTATGAACGAAGAAGATTTGATTGAAAATCTTGGAACCATCGCTAAAAGTGGTACGAAATCTTTCCTCTCTCAACTCAGTGGTGACAAGAAAAAAGACTCCCTTCTCATCGGTCAATTTGGTGTAGGATTTTACTCTGCATTTATGGTCGCCAAGAAAATCGAAGTACTCACTAAAAAAGCTAATGAAGACCAAGCCTATCTATGGTCAAGCGAAGCCAGTGGCGAATACGATATCGCACAAGCAAAAAAAGAAGATTTTGGTACCACTATCACGCTGTATCTCAAAGATGATGAGTTGGAATTTTTAGAATATTACCGTATCGAAGCCATCATCAAAAAATACTCTAACCACATCCCATTTGAAATCTATATGGACAAAGAAGAAACCATCCCAGCAAAAGATGATAAAGAAGAACCAACCAAAGAGATCAAAGAGGTACAAGTCAATAGAGCCTCAGCACTTTGGACAATGAACAAATCAAGTATCAAAGATGAAGAATACAAAGACTTTTATCAACAAATTTCTCACGACAGCACTGATCCTCTCTTGTGGATTCACACACGAGCGGAGGGAACCATAGAGTATAAAACACTCTTTTTTATCCCGACAACACAGCCAATGGACCTCTTCCGCGTGGATTACCAACCTGGTGTTAAACTCTATGTCAAAAGAGTCTTTATTACCGATGATGAAAAAGAATTGCTTCCAACCTACCTCCGATTTGTCAAAGGGATTATTGATGCTGAGGATTTACCACTCAATGTTAGCCGTGAAATTTTACAACAAAATAGAATCTTAGAGACCATCAAACGCGCTTCGGTCAAAAAGATTTTGGGTGAGCTTAAAAAATTAAAAGAAAAAGATGCTGAAAAATATCTTGAATTTTACAAAACTTTTGGTCGTGTTCTTAAAGAAGGTCTCTATGGTGATTTTGAAAACAAAGAGGCGCTGTTGGATTTGGTACTATTTAAATCCAGCAAGCGAGAGGGTCTTGTCTCACTAAAAGAGTACAAAGAAGCGATGCAAGAAGATCAAAAAAGTATCTATTATATCACCGGACAAAATGAAGTCTTATTGCGAAATTCTCCGTTAATCGAACAATTCAAAGCCAAAGATATCGAAGTCCTTCTACTCGATGAAGAAGTCGATGCTATCGTGATTCCAATGGTTCAAGAGTATGATAAAACACCAATCAAACCGGTCAACAACTCTGATATTGATGAAGAGATAAAAGAAGAAGATAAAATCAGCGAAGAAGATGAGAAAAACTTCCAACAAATTTTGGTCAAAATCAAAGAAATCTTGAAAGATGATGTCAAAGATGTCAAAATTTCATCACGATTGAGCGATTCTCCTTCTGTTTTGGTTTATGATAAAAACGATCCAGATTTCCAAATGCAAGAAATGTTAAAACAAATGGGTCAAGACAATTTACCAAAAGTCAAACCAATTTTAGAACTCAATGCCAAACATGAAATTTTTGCAAAAATACTAGAAAAAGAAGATTTTGCAGCACTTCAAGATATTGCTTTCCTTCTATTGGATCAAGCAAAATTAGCTGAAGGCATGAAGATTGATGATATTGCCAGTTTTGCCAAACGATTGAATAAATACATCGCAAAAGCGCTATAA
- a CDS encoding lysophospholipid acyltransferase family protein, protein MLSRIKALYIMIQFVITVLITIILMYLFRKSTYKIRQAWAKMQTFLIGFNIVQKGTIDTQADLIMVNHQSLLDITSLEAIYPKDLCWVAKKEIRDIPLFGHILVAPKMIIIDRKDRRSLVKLVKTAKERLKEGRIIAIFPEGTRGRGKKILKFQNGAKFLAEKLKLKVQPVVVVNTRNILDSQNFKAHSGTVIVKFLDLVDPESDPQWYENIKSTMQKELNDELSNFDGNR, encoded by the coding sequence ATGTTATCGAGAATTAAAGCACTATACATCATGATACAATTTGTCATCACGGTACTCATTACTATTATCCTGATGTATCTTTTTAGAAAAAGTACCTACAAAATACGTCAAGCATGGGCGAAAATGCAAACGTTTTTGATTGGTTTTAATATCGTTCAAAAAGGGACCATCGACACTCAAGCTGATCTTATCATGGTCAACCACCAAAGCCTCTTAGATATCACATCACTTGAGGCTATCTATCCCAAAGATCTCTGTTGGGTTGCCAAAAAAGAGATACGTGACATCCCACTCTTTGGACATATTTTGGTAGCGCCCAAGATGATTATCATCGATAGGAAAGATAGACGATCTCTTGTCAAACTTGTCAAAACAGCAAAAGAACGATTAAAAGAGGGACGCATCATCGCAATCTTTCCAGAAGGAACCAGAGGGCGAGGCAAAAAGATATTGAAATTCCAAAATGGAGCAAAATTTTTAGCAGAAAAACTAAAACTAAAAGTGCAACCCGTGGTCGTAGTCAATACAAGAAATATCTTGGATTCGCAAAACTTCAAAGCCCATAGTGGGACCGTAATTGTCAAATTTTTAGATTTAGTCGACCCTGAATCTGACCCACAATGGTATGAAAACATCAAATCAACTATGCAAAAGGAATTAAATGATGAGCTTTCAAACTTTGATGGCAATCGGTAG